From one Brachypodium distachyon strain Bd21 chromosome 4, Brachypodium_distachyon_v3.0, whole genome shotgun sequence genomic stretch:
- the LOC100833917 gene encoding uncharacterized protein LOC100833917: MLRPMLACCKLYVSESRSAAALRAVEQAARRHHPAVVLVNRFADDAYNRVGYTLVADASSPLRRAVVGMVGAALDAIDLRSHAGAHPRLGAVDHVCFHPLDAAASSLRLVADLAAAAAADIGDNLQVPTYLYGAAHREGRTLAAIRRQLGYFHSPRDGQWRGVPLSAELPVAPDAGPGTPSASKGVLVMGATGWVDNYNVPARTGDVEAVRRLARRISERGGGLPSVQAMGLAHGNGAAEVACNLLDPGRVGAEEVQSMVERLAEEEGFAVGKGYFTDFSRHKIIEMYYSLHKARDQDQA; this comes from the exons ATGCTGAGGCCGATGCTGGCGTGCTGCAAGCTCTACGTCTCGGAGAgccggagcgcggcggcgctgcgggcCGTGGAGCAGGCCGCGCGGCGGCACCACCCGGCCGTCGTCCTCGTCAACCGCTTCGCCGACGACGCCTACAACCGGGTCGGCTACACGCTCGTCGCCGACGCCTCCTCTCCGCTGCGTCGCGCCGTGGTCGGCATGGTCGGCGCCGCGCTGGACGCCATCGATCTCCGCTCCCACGCCGGCGCGCACCCGCGCCTCGGCGCCGTCGACCACGTCTGCTTCCACcccctcgacgccgccgcctcctccctccgcctggtcgccgacctcgccgccgccgccgccgccgacatcgGGGACAATCTCCAAG TCCCCACGTACCTGTACGGCGCGGCGCACCGGGAAGGCCGGACGCTGGCGGCCATCAGAAGGCAGCTCGGCTACTTCCACTCCCCACGCGACGGTCAATGGCGCGGGGTGCCACTGTCCGCCGAGCTTCCCGTGGCGCCGGACGCCGGCCCGGGCACGCCGTCGGCGTCCAAGGGCGTGCTGGTCATGGGGGCGACGGGGTGGGTGGACAACTACAACGTGCCGGCGCGCACCGGCGACGTGGAGGCCGTCCGGCGGTTGGCGCGCCGCATcagcgagcgcggcggcgggctcccgTCCGTCCAGGCCATGGGGCTCGCGCACGGCAATGGCGCCGCGGAGGTGGCGTGTAACCTGCTGGATCCGGGGAGGGTGGGAGCAGAGGAAGTGCAGAGCATGGTGGAGCGGctcgccgaggaagaagggttcGCTGTTGGGAAAGGATATTTCACGGATTTCTCCCGGCACAAGATCATCGAGATGTACTACTCTTTGCACAAGGCTCGAGATCAAGATCAGGCTTAA
- the LOC100835754 gene encoding uncharacterized protein LOC100835754, giving the protein MAVGIGLLLNQATRLPRAPIHSHAAFSAAAAAAAAAAAVSSSGVPLSARHFFGFPGFTVAHCDASATYGLNDTPDLINDLNSKIYDSIHSPIKEYPLELKPLYYAFQFKIFGVTTLRAFLLYYLPLLEPRPPSDDDEDDDLLQDDSERPPVDLVTPFHKSLKQIARETSVVTTRRVLERITVRHVSQRTAWKYLKDAAKSSKRKAIRGMPIPEYTYCVARTTFRTHTLGVAAAWVVQSIVQVYKCFVRKPDSDDDQELFDEMEKFRLFGRKIYSVTIKCGFSLVFASIGAGLGALLHSHHGQWIGCVLGDLAGPVIAILVFEKLGCPLED; this is encoded by the exons ATGGCGGTCGGCATCGGGCTCCTGCTCAACCAAGCCACCCGCCTGCCCCGTGCCCCCATCCACTCCCACGCTGCCTTCTCCGCCGCAGCtgcagccgcggcggcggcggcggccgtctcctcctccggcgtgCCCCTCTCCGCGCGACACTTCTTCGG TTTTCCAGGGTTCACTGTTGCTCATTGTGATGCTAGTGCAACATATGGATTGAACGATACTCCTGATCTTATTAATGATCTTAACAGCAAGATATATGACTCGATTCATTCGCCAATAAAGGAATACCCTTTGGAGCTGAAGCCGCTTTATTATGCATTTCAGTTTAAAATTTTTGGTGTGACAACCCTGAGGGCCTTTTTATTGTACTATTTGCCGCTTCTTGAACCTCGTCCACCTAGTGATGATGACGAGGATGATGATCTGCTTCAAGATGATTCAGAGAGGCCGCCTGTCGACCTGGTTACTCCCTTCCACAAATCATTGAAGCAAATCGCCCGTGAG ACTTCAGTTGTAACAACAAGACGTGTATTGGAAAGGATCACGGTTCGTCATGTGTCGCAACGAACAGCATGGAAGTATCTAAAAG ATGCTGCAAAATCATCAAAGAGGAAAGCTATAAGGGGGATGCCAATTCCAGAATACACATACTGTGTTGCCAGAACAACTTTCCGAA CTCATACATTGGGGGTAGCTGCTGCTTGGGTTGTACAATCTATAGTCCAGGTTTACAAATGTTTCGTTCGTAAACCTGATAGTGATGATGATCAGGAATTGTTTGATGAGATGGAGAAATTCAGATTGTTTGGGAGAAAGATCTATAGTGTAACCATCAAATGTGGTTTCTCTTTGGTATTTGCCTCAATAGGAGCAggccttggtgccctccttcATTCACATCATGGACAGTGGATTG GTTGTGTCCTTGGAGATTTAGCCGGACCAGTTATTGCTATCCTTGTTTTTGAAAAGCTCGGGTGCCCGCTAGAAGATTGA
- the LOC100825434 gene encoding GPI mannosyltransferase 2 — translation MAPPSPLASVVRLAAASRVLVLALSLLARLLFRPYDTSASLHPPCLSSPSSSNSTPAATPAAAAISSLAVWDGVHFARPAECGYEYEQSFAFLPLLPASLVLLSRSLFAPLVPVLGYRAVLVISGLVLNNVAFVAAAAYFYRLSVIILKDSRAAYRASVLFCFNPASVFYSSLYSESLYALFSLGGVFYLFSGANTVAMIMLALSGSARSNGALNAGYFCFQALLQAYDAAVQKKRPILAMQALITGVLHSIFIFIPFFAFQAYGYFNICLHGNSDELRPWCKAKLPLLYSFIQSHYWGVGFLRYFQVKQLPNFLLASPVLSLAVYSIVHYTKMLCQLFQSTSLHEQIIATVEERSVEAYERSDVATVLKSKFSIGPNYKEQEHTEIKKRKSVAAKSASTSLHDNCSTGQILKDDKDGCPILVIPFILHLAFMTLTAFFVMHVQVSTRFLSASPPIYWAASHILVSPRGSSKRWGYFIVVYFIAYILLGSLLFPNFYPFT, via the exons atggcgccgccgtcgccgctcgCCTCCGTCGtccggctcgccgccgcctcccgcgtcCTAGTCCTTGCCCTCTCTCTGCTCGCCCGCCTTCTCTTCCGCCCCTACGAcacctccgcctccctccACCCGCCATGCCTCTCCTCCCCCTCGTCCTCTAATtccacgcccgccgccactcccgccgccgccgccatctcgtCGCTAGCCGTATGGGACGGCGTCCACTTCGCGCGCCCCGCCGAGTGCGGCTACGAGTACGAGCAGTCGTTCgccttcctccccctcctcccggcctcCCTCGTCCTCCTCTCCCGATCCC TGTTCGCGCCGCTGGTGCCTGTTCTTGGGTACAGGGCCGTGCTCGTGATCTCTGGGCTTGTTCTCAACAATGTGGCGTTCGTAGCCGCTGCGGCCTACTTCTACAG ATTGTCTGTGATAATCTTGAAGGACTCAAGAGCAGCTTACCGAGCATCGGTTCTCTTTTGCTTCAATCCTGCTTCTGTGTTCTACTCATCACT ATACTCAGAAAGTCTTTATGCGCTGTTTTCGCTTGGAGGGGTGTTCTACCTGTTTTCTGGTGCTAATACTGTTGCAATGATAATGCTTGCTCTCTCTGGTTCAGCTAGGTCAAATGGAGCACTTAATGCTGGTTATTTCTGTTTTCAGGCTTTGCTACAAGCATATGATGCTGCTgtccaaaagaaaaggccCATA TTGGCAATGCAGGCCCTTATCACTGGAGTTTTGCACTCCATTTTTATATTTATACCATTCTTTGCTTTCCAAGCATATGGGTATTTCAACATATGCCTACACGGAAACTCAGATGAGCTGAGGCCATGGTGCAAAGCGAAATTGCCCCTTTTGTACAGTTTTATCCAGAGCCACTACTG GGGGGTTGGTTTCTTGAGATACTTTCAAGTGAAGCAGCTGCCGAACTTTCTTTTGGCTTCACCAGTACTATCTCTTGCGGTTTATTCTATTGTTCATTACACAAAAATGCTTTGCCAACTCTTCCAGTCAACTAGCCTGCACGAGCAGATTATTGCCACTGTTGAGGAGAGGTCAGTTGAAGCATATGAGCGCTCAGATGTTGCCACAGTATTGAAGAGCAAATTTTCTATCGGACCAAATTACAAAGAACAAG AACACACTGAGATTAAGAAGAGAAAATCTGTTGCAGCCAAGTCTGCTTCGACATCTTTACATGATAATTGTTCGACCGGCCAAATTCTCAAAGACGATAAGGATGGGTGCCCCATACTAGTTATCCCTTTCATCTTACATCTGGCATTCATGACATTGACTGCTTTCTTCGTGATGCACGTCCAG GTGTCAACACGATTTTTGTCTGCTAGTCCTCCAATTTACTGGGCTGCTTCACACATTTTGGTTTCTCCGAGGGGCTCTTCCAAGAGATGGGGATATTTCATCGTCGTTTACTTCATTGCTTATATTCTTCTAGGCAGTTTGCTCTTCCCCAACTTCTACCCGTTCACATGA